In one Flavobacteriales bacterium genomic region, the following are encoded:
- a CDS encoding thymidylate synthase translates to MRQYHDLLRRILDEGVQKHDRTGTGTISCFGHQMRFDLSEGFPLVTTKKLHVKSIIHELLWFLAGDTNIKYLQDNGVRIWDEWADANGDLGPVYGYQWRSWHTPDGRVIDQIANVVEMIKKNPDSRRLIVTAWNPADVDRMALPPCHTMFQFYVAEGKLSCQLYQRSADTFLGVPFNIASYALLTMMMAQVCGLQPGEFVHTFGDVHLYNNHLEQARLQLTREPRPLPRMEIDPTVTDLFAFRYEHFALKGYDPHPHIKAEVAV, encoded by the coding sequence ATGCGCCAGTACCACGACCTCCTCCGCCGCATCCTGGACGAAGGCGTGCAGAAGCACGACCGCACCGGCACGGGCACCATCAGTTGCTTCGGCCACCAGATGCGCTTCGACCTCAGCGAAGGCTTCCCCTTGGTGACCACCAAGAAGCTGCACGTGAAGAGCATCATCCACGAGCTGCTCTGGTTCCTGGCGGGCGACACCAACATCAAGTACCTCCAGGACAACGGCGTGCGCATCTGGGACGAGTGGGCCGATGCCAACGGCGACCTCGGTCCGGTGTACGGCTACCAATGGCGCAGCTGGCACACTCCCGATGGCCGCGTGATCGACCAGATCGCCAACGTGGTGGAGATGATCAAGAAGAACCCGGACAGCCGCCGCCTGATCGTGACCGCGTGGAACCCCGCCGATGTGGACCGCATGGCCCTGCCGCCCTGCCACACCATGTTCCAGTTCTACGTCGCGGAAGGCAAGCTCAGCTGCCAGCTCTACCAGCGCAGCGCCGACACCTTCCTGGGCGTGCCCTTCAACATCGCCAGCTACGCCTTGCTCACGATGATGATGGCCCAGGTCTGCGGCCTGCAGCCGGGCGAGTTCGTGCACACCTTCGGCGACGTGCACCTCTACAACAACCACCTGGAGCAGGCCCGCCTGCAGCTCACCCGCGAGCCGCGCCCGCTGCCGAGGATGGAGATCGACCCCACGGTGACCGACCTCTTCGCCTTCCGCTACGAGCACTTCGCGCTGAAGGGCTACGACCCGCATCCGCACATCAAGGCCGAAGTGGCGGTATGA
- a CDS encoding chloride channel protein — MAQRERPRPFSERTLAAASALLERVRQWLVKTRAKEFILLALPYQISAVLTALIAVGYAWLFNAMGELNADLLAIDRRLIFLSAPVTFLLAWWLVYRFAPLAGGSGIPQLMAAVEVATDKKRDRSGRFLNLRILLVKVASSLAMVAGGGAVGREGPTLQIAGSIYRTVHRLLPPFWPKVSRRIMMITGGAAGLSAAFNTPLGGIVFAVEELTKTHMAQFRTAVLTAVILSGMTAQWLLGPYLMLGYPKLAPATVSFMYKILLLSAIAGITGALFCRAVLAFDKFRRGLHGALANGLFALVCALLFATVVHALGASAIGSGHHLLEDHLFADDPQTGARHVGARVLGSLFSFTAGGAGGIFAPSLASGAAIGGWLTEALGLADNRGQFNLLVLAGMTAFLSGVTRSPFTSAILVLEMTDRHSAIFQLMYASVVGYMIAYVVDRKSYYERMKERLLKALPDWPPPPEKPQRNGVRGAADPNSSAPEAGAGF; from the coding sequence ATGGCCCAGCGCGAGCGCCCACGCCCCTTCTCCGAGCGCACCCTGGCCGCCGCCTCTGCCCTGCTGGAGCGCGTGCGGCAGTGGCTCGTGAAGACCCGGGCCAAGGAGTTCATCCTGCTGGCCCTGCCCTACCAGATCTCGGCCGTGCTCACCGCCCTCATCGCCGTGGGCTACGCCTGGCTCTTCAACGCCATGGGCGAACTCAATGCCGACCTGCTCGCCATCGACCGCCGGCTCATCTTCCTCTCCGCCCCGGTCACCTTCCTGCTGGCCTGGTGGCTGGTGTACCGCTTCGCGCCGCTGGCGGGCGGCAGCGGAATCCCCCAGCTGATGGCCGCCGTGGAGGTGGCCACCGACAAGAAGCGCGACCGCAGCGGGCGCTTCCTCAACCTGCGCATCCTGCTGGTGAAGGTGGCCAGCAGCCTGGCCATGGTGGCGGGCGGCGGCGCCGTGGGGCGCGAAGGGCCAACGCTGCAGATCGCCGGCAGCATCTACCGCACCGTGCACCGGCTGCTGCCGCCCTTCTGGCCCAAGGTGAGCCGCCGCATCATGATGATCACCGGGGGCGCTGCGGGCCTCAGCGCCGCCTTCAACACCCCCCTGGGCGGCATCGTCTTCGCCGTGGAGGAGCTCACCAAGACGCACATGGCGCAGTTCCGCACCGCCGTGCTCACCGCGGTGATACTCAGCGGCATGACCGCCCAATGGCTGCTGGGGCCCTACCTCATGCTGGGCTACCCCAAGCTGGCGCCCGCCACCGTGAGCTTCATGTACAAGATCCTGCTGCTCTCCGCCATCGCGGGCATCACCGGTGCGCTCTTCTGCCGCGCGGTGCTCGCCTTCGACAAGTTCCGGCGCGGGCTGCACGGCGCCCTGGCCAATGGCCTCTTCGCACTGGTTTGCGCCCTGCTGTTCGCCACCGTGGTGCACGCGCTGGGCGCATCGGCCATCGGCAGCGGGCATCACCTGCTGGAGGACCACCTCTTCGCCGACGACCCGCAGACCGGCGCCCGGCATGTGGGCGCACGCGTGCTCGGCTCCCTCTTCAGCTTCACCGCGGGGGGCGCCGGCGGCATCTTCGCGCCCTCGCTGGCCAGCGGCGCCGCCATCGGCGGATGGCTCACCGAGGCCCTCGGACTCGCCGACAACCGCGGCCAATTCAACCTGCTGGTGCTCGCGGGCATGACCGCCTTCCTCAGCGGCGTCACCCGCTCGCCCTTCACCAGCGCCATCCTCGTGCTGGAGATGACCGACCGCCACAGCGCCATCTTCCAGCTCATGTACGCCAGCGTGGTGGGCTACATGATCGCCTATGTGGTGGACCGCAAGAGCTACTACGAGCGCATGAAGGAGCGGCTGCTGAAGGCCCTGCCCGACTGGCCGCCACCGCCCGAGAAACCACAGCGGAACGGGGTGCGTGGTGCGGCCGACCCGAACAGTAGTGCGCCGGAGGCGGGGGCGGGATTCTGA
- a CDS encoding dihydrofolate reductase, whose translation MIVSAIAAVAENGIIGHQGDLPWSLPDDMAWFQRVTKGHHVITGRKNYESIPVKYRPLKGRVNLVVSRNAAYDAPGAVVVPSIAAALERARAAGETEAFLIGGGEIYRAAFAQGLVQRLYLTQVHAQVPGDTHFPEVDPRHWVERSRAHHPADARHAHAFTFVVMDRI comes from the coding sequence ATGATCGTCAGCGCCATCGCCGCCGTTGCGGAGAACGGCATCATCGGCCACCAGGGCGACCTGCCGTGGAGCCTGCCGGACGACATGGCCTGGTTCCAGCGCGTGACCAAGGGCCACCACGTGATCACGGGCCGCAAGAACTACGAGAGCATTCCCGTGAAGTACCGCCCGCTGAAGGGCCGCGTGAACCTGGTGGTGAGCCGCAACGCCGCCTACGATGCGCCCGGCGCCGTGGTGGTGCCCAGCATCGCGGCGGCGCTGGAGCGGGCGCGCGCGGCCGGCGAAACGGAGGCCTTCCTGATCGGCGGCGGCGAGATCTACCGCGCGGCCTTCGCGCAGGGCCTGGTGCAGCGGCTCTACCTCACGCAGGTGCATGCCCAGGTGCCGGGCGATACGCACTTCCCCGAGGTGGACCCGCGCCACTGGGTGGAGCGCAGCCGCGCGCACCACCCGGCGGACGCCCGCCATGCGCATGCCTTCACCTTCGTTGTGATGGACCGGATCTAA